The Desulfobotulus pelophilus DNA segment GGAAGCCAGAATCCGGGTCCTTCCTTCAAGGCTATCCAGCATTCGTATCATCCGACCTGCGGTCACCGTATCCACCTGGCTCACGGGATCATCGAGAAGCAGCACCTGCGCCGGAAGCAAAAGGGTACGGGCCAGAGCCACCCGCTGCTTCTGCCCTCCGGAAAGGGTTACCCCGCGCTCGCCCACCAGCGTATCCAGCCCCATGGGGAGGGATGCCAGCGTCTCCCTGAGCTGTGCCGCATCACAGGCTGCTTCCAGAACATGCTCATCCACAGGCATCAGACCTGAAATATTAGCCCTCAGTGTTCCGGAAAAAATCCATGGCTCCTGCGGCAGAAAATGAACGGCTTTGCGAAACTCATCAAAAGAGTAGTCCCTGACAGGGGTTCCGTCCAGAAGGATAGTTCCGGAATCCGGATCATACAGTCTGGCCAGAAGCTGCAGCAGGGTGCTTTTACCACTTCCCGGCGGACCCGTAATGCCTACCCGGGTTCCAGCCGGAATCTCCAGAGAAATATCCGCCAGCACAGGCACAAGACCGGATTCGAATGAAAAGCAGATATCTCGCAGGGAAAGACTGCCTTGAACCGGCCCGTGCTTCTGAGCACCATCGGGCTCCCGGACACTGGCCTCGCTTTCCATAACAAGGGCCAGTCGTTCCAGAGATGCCTTGCCCCGCTGGATGAGATTGGTTATCCAGCCAAGGGCCATCATGGGCCAGGTCAGCATACCCAGATAGGAGAGAAAAGCCACAAAGTCCCCTGTGCTGATCCGCCCATGAATCACCATCCATCCACCCGCTCCCACGACGATGGCCAGAGCCATATTGGTGAACAGCACCATTAATGGCATCATCAGGCCCGTAGTGCGGGCCAGTGCCATACGGCGGGACAGGTAATCCGCAGAATGGGCGGCAAGACGACGATCCATGAGCGAACCCATACCGAAAACCTTGACCACCCGGATACCGGAAAAGCCCTCCCGCACCATTTCAGTCATATCTCCCAGACCTTCCTGCACAGCGGTGTAGTTTGTGTGCATGCGCTTTCCCATCATCCGGGTGGTGAAAACGATAAAGGGCATGGGGATCAGGGCCAGCAGGGTAAGAGGACCACTGATCCAGAGCATGAAACCAACGGCAGCACCACCAAGGAGAAGGGCATCCGTTATGGCCACTATGCCCATGCCCGTGGCCATGCGCACATTCATGATGTCACTGGTGGCCCGGGACATGAGATCACCCGTACGGTTCCTGTCATAAAAAGAAGCATCCAGAGTCAGAAGATGGGTATAAAGCCTGTCCCTGAGACCCCGCTCGATCTTTCGGGAAGTACCGATGAGACAGTGCCGCCAGCCGTAACGAAAAAAACCGATCACTATGGCAAGACCGGCCACAATAAGACCATAGGTCAGAAGATCTCCGTGGGTGGCAGTTCTGTCCGAAAGACCGTCCACCACATGCTTGACCACCCTCGGAATCCAGAGCTGCAGACCGTCCACCAGAAGAAGACAGATAAAACCTGTCAGCAGCAGATAACGGTTTGCCACCAGATGGGGGTGCAGAAGACGATAGGGTTTCATACATTATCTCCGTTCCGTTATCCGGACGTTCCGTCCGGGCGTACGGGCACCATGCACCCGCCGGTCTTTTCGGTCAAGCCGAACTTTTTATAGGCACCCTTCTTGTATCCGGCCACAGGATGCCCTATATTTTATGACAATCCAAAGGGAAAAGTCCTTATTCCTTTTACAATCGCAACCTATATATCCGGATATTCCATGGCCCCCAGAGTCCGTCCCACACCGCAG contains these protein-coding regions:
- a CDS encoding ABC transporter ATP-binding protein; protein product: MKPYRLLHPHLVANRYLLLTGFICLLLVDGLQLWIPRVVKHVVDGLSDRTATHGDLLTYGLIVAGLAIVIGFFRYGWRHCLIGTSRKIERGLRDRLYTHLLTLDASFYDRNRTGDLMSRATSDIMNVRMATGMGIVAITDALLLGGAAVGFMLWISGPLTLLALIPMPFIVFTTRMMGKRMHTNYTAVQEGLGDMTEMVREGFSGIRVVKVFGMGSLMDRRLAAHSADYLSRRMALARTTGLMMPLMVLFTNMALAIVVGAGGWMVIHGRISTGDFVAFLSYLGMLTWPMMALGWITNLIQRGKASLERLALVMESEASVREPDGAQKHGPVQGSLSLRDICFSFESGLVPVLADISLEIPAGTRVGITGPPGSGKSTLLQLLARLYDPDSGTILLDGTPVRDYSFDEFRKAVHFLPQEPWIFSGTLRANISGLMPVDEHVLEAACDAAQLRETLASLPMGLDTLVGERGVTLSGGQKQRVALARTLLLPAQVLLLDDPVSQVDTVTAGRMIRMLDSLEGRTRILASHRFAAVSHSDMIVVMEEGRIRAAGSHEELMKEDDYYARTWRIQAMEAELSEDGE